Genomic segment of Parachlamydia sp. AcF125:
GGCAATAGCTTGAAAGGAATCGGATCTAACGTTACGCTGTACGCTTTTAAAATACTGATCGATTTGCCACTCTGAATCTGAAAAGTGTTGTAAGTGGTAGAGTGAAATCAAATCCTGCGTGCTAATTGTTTTATTAGAAACAATCTTTTTAACTTTTCCTATAATTTTTTGGAGGGCATGGTGGCTATTCCGCTCAGGTATCTGTTCAATTTGCCTCTCTAAGAGATCTACAGCCTGATAAATTTGGTTGATCTCTTCCACATCGTGTCGACAAAGGAGCCCTTTTGCTAAAATCTTCTCAATGGCTTCCACTCCTTGTTCTATTATTCGAATAGGAGGGACAGATGTTCGCATTTGGCTGCAATAGCCATTATCGTGCATTCTTATATTATAGTGAGTCACCTTATTCATACTGATTTTCCTTTTGGGTTGAATTGATTAGCCGCCACACGCTTTGTCTTACTCTTTTCAAGTTGCAAGGTGATATAGCTTGGATGTTCATAGATTAATCCTTCGTCAATATGGTCTTTGCTAGCCTCGATTTGCCTGGATAGGCTTGCCTCAAATGCCGATACTTGAGACGGTAATAGAGACTGGCTTTCCATGTCTCCGTTTTTCCTGGCCTGTAAGATCCCATATATGCAAAACGCTTGCACCTGGTAATCCAACATTTGTCTAAACCAAAGTGTGACGGCAATTTTAATTTCAAAAGCACCCATCAATGATGTTTCTTGGAGCATTGTTTCGTAAGCTGAGAGTAGCTTCATGCCATCCGCATTAGGCTCAGAAAAAACACGCGATATTCTGATATGTGCTTTCCAAAGTTTCTTTTCTGCTTCATCAAGTTGACTTTCGGTCAGGGTAGCTTTATAGAGCTTATGCTGATGTCTAATATCTTGGATGCTGGCGATAGAATCTTTTATCTCTTGAAATAAGGAAGTCCATGAGAGTTGGGCATTAAACTTGTGCAGTTGTTCCAGGATTTTCACACTATTGTCATACGTTGCTTTAACGGTATCTGCTAGCTCATCTACTTTTGCATCCAGCTGCTCGCTTTGTTGTTGAATTTGATGATATGTAGCGATCCCTACTATACTCCAGGCCGATCCTGTTAGACGCTGAATTTGAGGAATGATGACTTTGTTGAAAACAGGGGGAGTTTTAATACCAAATAGAGCGATATGACTCGTGATAAAACCTTTTACAAAACCGTTGATATAATTTTCTGGCAAATAGCCCAACGCTGCTTCGCCTAAACCTTTATAGAGATAGTCCTTCCGCGTCTTAATCTCGATTTTATCACTTCCTTTATGTAAAAACAGCACTGTTCCTTCAATTGAGTAGAGGGGGGGAGGATTAAAAGGAGCTGCATAAGGGATGAGTTCATCGACACGACTCGGCACTGAGGAGTCAGGTTGAAGATAGGCAGCATATATTTCATCGACAGATTGTTGAGTAGCAGTGATGACTTTTTCTTTATTTTCTACATTTTTAGGCGAAAAAAAGTTGCCATCTCCATAGGCTCTCCATTGATCACCTCTTTGATTAACAACGTTTAATCCTTCATGGCCATCTTTTTCGTGTTGAGCTCCCGTTAGTATCCCAGCTAGTTTTTTTGCCATATCTTTTGAAAATTTTAGCTGAGATATGAGAAAAACCTCTAACTCTCCTCGCTGATTACGGATATGGCCTGAGGCAAACAAATCGGTTAAAAAATGACAGGCAAAGGCATCTAGTGCATAGGCTCGTTTGAATCCCTCTATGTCTTGCCTTTCACCCGCATCCCTTGCCTCTTTTAATGCAAGAGCGTGCCCGATACGATAAGCATCCCGGGCATTTGAGGAAAAGTGATCGCTATTATCGATTAACAGTTCATCGATGTCGTTTTTGATCTTTTTGATAGCGTTGTTTTTCTCGATCATTTGGTTACTATAACAATGATGGGGCAAGCTCGAGTGTGTGACGGCTGTGCACTCCTGATCGATTTCTAGCAGGATTTTTCGTATCTCATCATTGCTTGCTTGGGCAAGAGTATCGAAAGCTTTTATAAAACGTTCTGTTTTTTCTTCATCTGTTCCTCCCGGTAACGAAATTGCCTGACCGGCGACACCATAAAAGTCTCCAGCTAAAGCAACAATGTGTTGAAATCGAAGGGGAGTAACGCCTTTGATGAGAAGCGGTACATCCTTTGGTAATCCCTTTAGTTGAACGGCTTCCCCAATGGCAACATGCTCTGCCGATCCAAACCCACCTACGACCAAATGGTTCTTAGGGCACGTATCGACTTTGTAGTTCATGTTGGATAAGCTGATTTCTACAATGCCGGCTGTCTTTATAAGAGCTGCTTGCAGTTTAAGGTGTTCTTCAGCGCCAGGGATTAAATTCCGGAGTCTCGATTGGGCCTCTTGACGGCCAAGAATGGGGCTACCCTGAAAGATGTTTTCCGAATGAAGATTGGGAGTTGGTGCAACTTGATAACTCATAAGAGTTTTCTCCTTCTTGATAAGATTAATGGACGTAGGCTCAAAACTTTTATTTCAGTTTGTTCTTTCTGCAAGACTGCTTGCATCTTAAGTACGTTGCAATGTTGCTTTAAGCAAATAAATTTTGGTTCTTCGAAGATTTGCATAGTGAAAAAATAATTTAAAAAAACAATCCATTATTTTAATTATTTTCAGCCTTCAAAAATTTATTCACCACGCAATCTCCGAAGAACCTGAATTTTTAGAAATTTCAATATTTTTCTTCAATATTTATTTAGAAACACAAATTTAATATAACGTCAGTTCGATTTTTAACTAATTTGTTACCAGAAACTTAAGAACATTTTCTCTCAAATGCAAAGAAGGCTTCTTAAGGCGAAGGGTATAAGCAATAAGACCTGCTAATAAATTGACTATAAAATTAGCTGGACTTCTATGCCTGGTGTGCTCAATCTGCGAGATATTCTTAAGCTGATCTATAATCGTTTCAATAATCCCTCTTTTTCTCAGCAAAAGCTTATCCATTAAAGGCATAAGTTTATTTCGCATGTTTGTTTTTATCTTGGTGATAAGTTGCGCTTCTTTTTCCATCATTTTCTTAAATAATTCTGAGGAAAGGTAGGAGAAGAGAGTAGAGGAGTCGATCACTTGAAGCTCCCCCCCCCTCGTTAGGCCCAGATGTGCCCTATTAAGGCATTGGGCTCAAGATAATATCTTTCACACATTTCTGGCATTTAAAATAATTGGTGCGCTATCCTTGCTTGAGGGAGAGGGTATAGCTTAATGAATAGCTTAAATTTCTCCCATGTAAAGCTTTTGTGCTAGCTGCGCCTATTCAGCCATTTGAACGCGATCTTTGTTGCCTCGCGTAAAAATTTTCCTATTTGGCCTCAATTGTGTGAGATGCCATAATATTGGATATCTCCTCTCAATTTGGCTCTAAATTTTCCATATCTCTTTAAGGGGCATTTTATTTCTAGTTTGTTTAAACCCTTCTGTGACTTTGTTTATTTTCGCTTTCATGGTTTTCGATCTCGTATAAGGTTCTTAGCTCAACTCGCTTTATCTACGCCATCTACCCCAACAGCTTTGTTTTTGTCTAGTTGTTGGAAGCTTTCTAATGGTGAAATTGAATTAGAGGTCCCCAGAGACCGCAATTCAGAATTTGAGCCTATGGCAATAAAAAAGCGCCGGAGGAGTATAAGCTCATTTGATGATAAAATTATTTCCATGTATGCTAAGGGCATGACGGTAAGGGATATTCAATCTCATGTGCAAGAATTGTATAGAGCGGATATGTCTGCTGCCATGATATCCAATATTACAGAAAAAGTCATTGAAGTAGCAATTGAATGGCAGGCTAGACCTTTGCAGGCGGTTTATCCCATCGTATTTTTTGACGCCATTCACTATAAAGTGAAAGAAGGAGGCAAAGTTGTCTCAAAAGCGGCTTATATCTGCCTAGGAATAAACCTTGAAGGGAAAAAAGATATTTTAGGACTTGGGATTGGTGAATCAGAAGGCGCCCTTCACTAAAAGGGGTGTTTTACCTCCATAGTGTCTATCTCCTCCCAAAAGCTCTAGCCGCAACTTAAAACTTTTTAATGTCTTCTTTTCCTATAAGCTTCGCAAGCTTTTTTTTCTATTTGCTGATGGCACATTATTCTGAAAGCTGTAGCGCCCGCTCCGTATGTTTCCAAAAAATAATGGGGATTTTTGAATGGCAGTTGAATGAGTAGAAAGGCCTAAATCGTGATTCGAGCTAAAATTAACCTAGGCTGTCCCCTTAATAATAGATTAAGGCGCCTTCCGATCTTTCAAATTCTTTTAAAATCTGCGATGTCAGGAAAAGTCAGCCCATGTCATCGTTATTCTCATCGCGCTGACATTAGCTGAAGGATTTGTTGGCACAGGGCTTTCCCTTCTGAGAAGGTGACATATTGACTTGCTTTTGATAGCAGAACCCACTTTCCATTTTGTATTTCAGTGGATTGCAAAGCAATTTGCCCTGTTACTTCTGCTACAAAGTAGTAAACGCTTTTTCGGATTCTCTGCCCTGCTCGTTGAAATTCATAACGCTCTTCAAAAGACTGCGGAAAGAGAACTGTAGAAACTGATAATCCCGTTTCTTCAAAAAGCTCCCGTTTGGCTGCCTGAAGCTCAGTTTCTCCCGGATTGGGATGCCCTTTAGGAAAACTCCAATAACCTGCAGGCATTTGTATGAGAAAGACATACCACTCCCCCTTCTTTTGCTGCAGGGGAATTATGCCGTAACTTACATCATATTGGATTGAATCAACCATGGGCGTTCGAGTGATAAGGTCCAAAGACGAGAGTAGCGTTATGCCCTCCGAATCCGAACGAATTAGAAAGAGCAACTTTAATAGAGAGTTCTTCCGCTGTTTTGGGAACATAAAAGTCCAAGCCAGGCTCTGGATTTTCTAGATTGAGCGTGGGGTGAACTTTCCCTTCTGCGATAGCTTTCACAGTTACAATCGCTTCTACTCCCCCTGCTGCCCCTAGGCAATGTCCAATCAAAGACTTTGTCGCATTCATGACCACTTTTGAAGGATGGGGAAGGACTTGCTTCAAAGCATTCACTTCCGCCATGTCCCCTGCAGGAGTAGAAGTGGCATGGGCATTCACATAGTTGATATCCTCGGCTAACACTTCTGCATCTTTTAAGGCTTTCTTAATACATACGGCCACCCCTTTACCGTCAGCTCTAGGCTCTGTAATATGGTGGGCATCGCAGGAAGAGGATCCACCTAGATACTCCGCATAAATCGGAGCTCCTCGGGCTAAGGCATGTTCGAGGCTTTCTAAAACAAGGACACCTGCTCCTTCTCCTAAAACAAACCCATCGCGATCTTTATCCCACGGGCGAGAAGCTTTCGTGGGATCCTCGTTTCGCTCAGATAGAGCTTTGCAAGCGCAAAATCCCGCTATTCCTATAGGCAA
This window contains:
- a CDS encoding transposase, with the translated sequence MSSCWKLSNGEIELEVPRDRNSEFEPMAIKKRRRSISSFDDKIISMYAKGMTVRDIQSHVQELYRADMSAAMISNITEKVIEVAIEWQARPLQAVYPIVFFDAIHYKVKEGGKVVSKAAYICLGINLEGKKDILGLGIGESEGALH
- a CDS encoding NUDIX domain-containing protein; this translates as MVDSIQYDVSYGIIPLQQKKGEWYVFLIQMPAGYWSFPKGHPNPGETELQAAKRELFEETGLSVSTVLFPQSFEERYEFQRAGQRIRKSVYYFVAEVTGQIALQSTEIQNGKWVLLSKASQYVTFSEGKALCQQILQLMSAR
- the fabF gene encoding beta-ketoacyl-ACP synthase II, whose protein sequence is MNKKRIVVTGMGIISCLGHEVDLFYQNLLLGKSGIAPITGFPCEEYPTRFAGEIKEFDPGEYIDKKQARRIDKFIAYTIVAGKKALELAGLSGEKQERLDKERCGIIIGSGMGGMEVFVDGVQNLFEKGYKKVSPFFVPYIITNMGGGLLAKELGFMGPNYSISTACATGNHSIIAAASHIRSGEVDLMLCGGAEATVLPIGIAGFCACKALSERNEDPTKASRPWDKDRDGFVLGEGAGVLVLESLEHALARGAPIYAEYLGGSSSCDAHHITEPRADGKGVAVCIKKALKDAEVLAEDINYVNAHATSTPAGDMAEVNALKQVLPHPSKVVMNATKSLIGHCLGAAGGVEAIVTVKAIAEGKVHPTLNLENPEPGLDFYVPKTAEELSIKVALSNSFGFGGHNATLVFGPYHSNAHG